One part of the Anopheles coustani chromosome 2, idAnoCousDA_361_x.2, whole genome shotgun sequence genome encodes these proteins:
- the LOC131266829 gene encoding cuticle protein CP14.6-like, with translation MFSKLITLAALVACTLGAPQKRLGVPLVGTAESQAVILAQEHNHDPSGAYNYRYETSNGISAQQTSYDGANSVGEYSYTGPDGVLYRVAYNADTYGFQPQGAHLPVEPPVPDHVLKGLEQIRANPPRDPEFNLAALDAQIARLRATLG, from the exons ATGTTCAGCAAGTTG ATTACCCTGGCTGCGTTGGTGGCGTGCACCCTGGGGGCGCCTCAGAAGCGGCTGGGAGTGCCGCTGGTCGGTACGGCCGAGTCGCAGGCGGTGATTCTGGCGCAGGAGCACAACCACGACCCGAGCGGGGCCTACAACTATCGCTACGAGACGAGCAACGGCATCTCGGCGCAGCAGACCAGCTACGACGGTGCAAACTCGGTCGGCGAGTACTCGTACACCGGACCGGACGGAGTGCTGTACCGCGTGGCCTACAACGCCGACACGTACGGGTTCCAGCCGCAGGGCGCCCATCTGCCGGTTGAACCGCCAGTACCGGACCACGTGCTGAAGGGGCTCGAGCAGATCCGCGCCAACCCGCCAAGGGATCCCGAGTTCAATCTGGCTGCCCTCGATGCCCAGATTGCGCGGCTAAGGGCCACCCTCGGCTAG